A window from Acinonyx jubatus isolate Ajub_Pintada_27869175 chromosome E1, VMU_Ajub_asm_v1.0, whole genome shotgun sequence encodes these proteins:
- the CHD3 gene encoding chromodomain-helicase-DNA-binding protein 3 isoform X1 — MASPLRDEEEEEEEMVVSEEEEEEEEEGDEEEEEVEAADEDYEEDDDEGVLGRGPGHDRGRDRHSPPGCHLFPPPPPPPPLPPPPPPPPPPPDKDDLRLLPSALGVKKRKRGPKKQKENKPGKPRKRKKLDSEEEFGSERDEYREKSESGGSEYGTGPGRKRRRKHREKKEKKTKRRKKGEGDGGQKKLRVSQQVEQKSSATLLLTWGLEDVEHVFSEEDYHTLTNYKAFSQFMRPLIAKKNPKIPMSKMMTILGAKWREFSANNPFKGSAAAVAAAAAAAAAAVAEQVSAAVSSTAPVAPSGPPTLPAPPSADTQPPPIRRAKTKEGKGPGHKRRSKSPRVPDGRKKLRGKKMAPLKIKLGLLGGKRKKGGSYVFQSDEGPEPEAEESDLDSGSVHSASGRPDGPVRTKKLKRGRPGRKKKKVVLGCPAVAGEDEVDGYETDHQDYCEVCQQGGEIILCDTCPRAYHLVCLDPELDRAPEGKWSCPHCEKEGVQWEAKEEEEEYEEEGEEEGEKEEEDDHMEYCRVCKDGGELLCCDACISSYHIHCLNPPLPDIPNGEWLCPRCTCPVLKGRVQKILHWRWGEPPVSVPAPQQADGNPDAPPPRPLQGRSEREFFVKWVGLSYWHCSWAKELQLEIFHLVMYRNYQRKNDMDEPPPLDYGSGEDDGKSDKRKVKDPHYAEMEEKYYRFGIKPEWMTVHRIINHSVDKKGNYHYLVKWRDLPYDQSTWEEDEMNIPEYEEHKQSYWRHRELIMGEDPAQPRKYKKKKKELQGDGPPSSPTNDPTVKYETQPRFITATGGTLHMYQLEGLNWLRFSWAQGTDTILADEMGLGKTIQTIVFLYSLYKEGHTKGPFLVSAPLSTIINWEREFQMWAPKFYVVTYTGDKDSRAIIRENEFSFEDNAIKGGKKAFKMKREAQVKFHVLLTSYELITIDQAALGSIRWACLVVDEAHRLKNNQSKFFRVLNGYKIDHKLLLTGTPLQNNLEELFHLLNFLTPERFNNLEGFLEEFADISKEDQIKKLHDLLGPHMLRRLKADVFKNMPAKTELIVRVELSPMQKKYYKYILTRNFEALNSRGGGNQVSLLNIMMDLKKCCNHPYLFPVAAMESPKLPSGAYEGGALIKASGKLMLLQKMLRKLKEQGHRVLIFSQMTKMLDLLEDFLDYEGYKYERIDGGITGALRQEAIDRFNAPGAQQFCFLLSTRAGGLGINLATADTVIIFDSDWNPHNDIQAFSRAHRIGQANKVMIYRFVTRASVEERITQVAKRKMMLTHLVVRPGLGSKAGSMSKQELDDILKFGTEELFKDENEGENKEEDSSVIHYDNEAIARLLDRNQDATEDTDVQNMNEYLSSFKVAQYVVREEDKIEEIEREIIKQEENVDPDYWEKLLRHHYEQQQEDLARNLGKGKRVRKQVNYNDAAQEDQDNQSEYSVGSEEEDEDFDERPEGRRQSKRQLRNEKDKPLPPLLARVGGNIEVLGFNTRQRKAFLNAVMRWGMPPQDAFTTQWLVRDLRGKTEKEFKAYVSLFMRHLCEPGADGSETFADGVPREGLSRQQVLTRIGVMSLVKKKVQEFEHINGRWSMPELMPDPSADSKRSSRASSPTKTSPTTPEASATNSPCTSKPATPAPSEKGDGVRTPLEKDEAENQEEKPERKIEKMETEADAPSPAPSLGERLEPRKIPLEEEVSGIAGEMEPEPGYRGDREKSATESTPGERGEEKPLDGQEHRERPEGETGDLGKRAEDVKGDRELRPGPPRDEPRSNGRREEKAEKPRFMFNIADGGFTELHTLWQNEERAAISSGRLNEIWHRRHDYWLLAGIVLHGYARWQDIQNDAQFAIINEPFKTEANKGNFLEMKNKFLARRFKLLEQALVIEEQLRRAAYLNLSQEPAHPAMALHARFAEAECLAESHQHLSKESLAGNKPANAVLHKGKGRGGPARGRAHNAASEPAGGVAERHEGGRDPPARHAVPNTPHRSPPSDVRAQHPQPAGQQGHGASPHTGLPPGSVRYTSGVRGGLQRRTRRGPGRRRRQLQPDACRVLHHSRHQRPSGAGEEGEGNGGGTGVRRAGSEGAPSRGGDLYRRLTGPQACPSPRPRARGRPPAQALGPAANSPPSPPLGPPLG, encoded by the exons CCAGCAGGTAGAACAGAAGTCGTCAGCGACTCTGCTGCTGACCTGGGGCCTGGAGGATGTGGAGCACGTGTTCTCCGAGGAGGATTACCACACGCTCACCAACTACAAAGCCTTCAGCCAGTTCATGAG GCCCCTGATTGCGAAGAAGAATCCTAAGATCCCGATGTCTAAGATGATGACCATCCTTGGGGCCAAGTGGAGAGAGTTCAGTGCCAACAACCCCTTCAAGGGGTCGGCAGCTGCCgtggcggcggccgcggcggcggcggccgcagcTGTGGCTGAGCAGGTGTCAGCTGCCGTCTCATCGACCGCCCCTGTAGCACCTTCCGGACCCCCCACCCTTCCAGCACCTCCTTCTGCTGAtacccagcccccacccatcCGAAGAGCCAAAACCAAAGAGGGCAAAG GTCCAGGCCATAAAAGGCGGAGTAAGAGCCCCCGAGTGCCCGACGGACGCAAGAAGCTTCGGGGAAAGAAGATGGCGCCACTCAAAATCAAACTAGGGCTGCTGGGTGGCAAGCGGAAGAAGGGAGGCTCG TATGTCTTTCAGAGCGACGAGGGCCCCGAACCCGAGGCTGAGGAGTCAGACCTGGACAGCGGCAGCGTCCACAGCGCCTCGGGCCGGCCTGATGGCCCTGTCCGCACCAAGAAGCTAAAGAGAGGCCGgccagggaggaagaagaagaagg TAGTCCTGGGCTGTCCCGCAGTGGCCGGGGAGGACGAGGTTGACGGCTACGAGACGGACCACCAGGATTACTGTGAGGTGTGCCAGCAGGGCGGGGAAATCATTCTGTGCGACACCTGCCCTCGTGCCTACCACCTCGTCTGCCTTGATCCTGAGCTTGACCGGGCTCCTGAGGGCAAATGGAGCTGCCCCCACTGC GAGAAGGAGGGGGTCCAGTGGGaggccaaggaggaggaggaggagtacgaggaggagggagaggaggaaggggagaaggaggaggaggacgaccaCATGGAGTACTGTCGCGTGTGCAAGGATGGCGGCGAGCTCCTGTGCTGTGACGCTTGCATTTCTTCCTACCACATCCACTGTCTGAACCCGCCCCTGCCTGACATCCCCAACGGTGAATGGCTGTGTCCCCGATGCACA TGCCCCGTGCTGAAAGGCCGCGTGCAGAAGATCCTGCATTGGCGGTGGGGGGAGCCACCCGTGTCAGTGCCGGCGCCCCAACAGGCGGATGGGAACCCGGatgccccacccccccgcccccttcaaGGCCGATCCGAGCGAGAGTTCTTTGTCAAGTGGGTGGGACTGTCCTACTGGCACTGCTCCTGGGCCAAGGAGCTTCAG TTGGAAATCTTCCACTTGGTGATGTACCGGAACTACCAGCGGAAGAACGACATGGACGAGCCCCCGCCGCTGGACTATGGCTCTGGCGAGGACGACGGGAAGAGTGACAAGCGCAAGGTGAAGGACCCACACTACGCGGAGATGGAGGAAAAGTACTATCGCTTTGGTATCAAGCCGGAGTGGATGACCGTCCACCGCATCATCAACCACAG TGTGGATAAAAAGGGGAATTACCACTATCTGGTGAAATGGAGAGACCTGCCGTACGACCAGTCCACGTGGGAGGAAGATGAAATGAACATCCCTGAATACGAGGAGCATAAGCAGAGCTACTGGCGACACCG AGAACTAATTATGGGGGAGGACCCGGCCCAGCCCCGCAAgtacaagaagaagaagaaggagctGCAGGGCGACGGGCCTCCCAGCTCTCCTACGAATGAC CCCACGGTGAAATACGAGACTCAGCCACGGTTTATCACGGCCACGGGAGGCACGCTGCACATGTATCAGCTGGAGGGCTTGAACTGGCTGCGCTTCTCGTGGGCTCAGGGCACCGACACCATCCTGGCTGATGAGATGGGGCTGGGCAAGACCATACAGACCATTGTCTTCCTCTACTCGCTCTATAAGGAG GGCCACACGAAGGGTCCCTTCTTGGTGAGCGCCCCACTCTCCACCATCATTAACTGGGAGCGGGAGTTCCAGATGTGGGCACCCAAGTTCTACGTGGTGACCTACACGGGGGACAAGGACAGCCGGGCCATCATTCGGGAGAACGAGTTTTCCTTCGAAGACAACGCCATCAAAGGTGGCAAGAAAGCTTTTAAGATGAAG AGGGAGGCCCAGGTGAAGTTCCATGTGCTCCTGACATCGTACGAGCTGATCACCATTGATCAGGCAGCACTCGGTTCCATCCGCTGGGCCTGCCTTGTGGTGGATGAAGCCCATCGGCTCAAGAATAACCAGTCCAAG TTTTTCAGGGTCCTCAATGGCTACAAGATAGATCATAAGTTGCTGCTGACAGGGACTCCATTGCAGAATAATCTGGAGGAGCTTTTCCATCTGCTTAACTTCCTCACCCCCGAGAGGTTTAA CAATctggaaggcttcttggaggagttTGCTGACATATCCAAAGAAGACCAGATTAAGAAACTGCATGATTTGCTTGGGCCGCACATGCTGCGGAGGCTCAAGGCCGATGTCTTTAAGAACATGCCAGCCAAGACAGAGCTCATTGTTCGGGTGGAGCTGAGCCCCATGCAGAA GAAATACTACAAGTACATCCTGACTCGGAACTTTGAGGCCTTGAATTCACGAGGTGGTGGGAACCAGGTGTCGCTGCTCAACATCATGATGGACCTTAAGAAGTGCTGCAACCATCCCTACCTCTTTCCTGTGGCTGCTATG GAGTCCCCCAAACTGCCCAGTGGGGCTTATGAGGGTGGGGCACTTATTAAGGCATCTGGGAAGCTTATGCTGCTGCAGAAGATGCTGCGAAAGCTGAAGGAGCAAGGACACCGAGTGCTCATCTTCTCGCAG ATGACCAAGATGTTGGACCTGCTAGAGGACTTCTTAGACTACGAAGGCTACAAGTACGAGCGCATCGACGGCGGCATCACtggggccctgaggcaggaggccATCGATCGCTTCAATG ctcctggcGCCCAGCAGTTCTGCTTCCTACTGTCCACCCGGGCCGGGGGCCTGGGCATCAATCTGGCCACTGCCGACACTGTCATCATCTTCGATTCCGACTGGAACCCTCATAACGACATCCAG GCCTTCAGCCGTGCTCACCGGATCGGCCAGGCCAACAAAGTGATGATTTACCGGTTTGTGACTCGAGCGTCCGTGGAGGAGCGCATCACACAGGTGGCCAAGAGGAAGATGATGCTCACCCACCTGGTGGTGCGGCCTGGGCTGGGCTCCAAGGCGGGCTCCATGTCCAAGCAGGAGCTGGACGACATCCTCAAGTTCGGCACCGAGGAGCTGTTCAAGGATGAGAACGAGG GGGAGAACAAGGAGGAGGACAGCAGCGTGATTCACTACGACAATGAGGCCATTGCGCGGCTGTTGGACCGGAACCAGGATGCGACAGAGGACACCGACGTGCAGAACATGAACGAGTATCTGAGCTCCTTCAAGGTGGCGCAGTACGTGGTGCGGGAGGAGGACAAG ATTGAGGAGATCGAACGAGAGATCATTAAGCAGGAGGAGAACGTGGACCCCGACTACTGGGAGAAGCTGCTGAGGCATCACTACGAGCAACAGCAGGAAGACCTGGCCCGGAATCTCGGCAAGGGCAAGCGGGTTCGCAAGCAGGTCAACTACAACGACGCCGCTCAGGAGGACCAAG ACAACCAGTCCGAATACTCCGTGGGATcggaggaggaagatgaagacTTTGATGAGCGTCCAGAAG ggcgTCGACAGTCCAAGAGGCAGCTCCGGAACGAAAAGGACAAGCCGctgcctcccctgctggctcgAGTTGGGGGCAACATCGAG GTGCTGGGATTCAACACCCGGCAGCGGAAGGCCTTCCTCAACGCCGTGATGCGCTGGGGGATGCCACCACAGGACGCCTTCACCACGCAGTGGCTGGTGCGGGACCTCAGGGGCAAGACGGAGAAGGAGTTCAA GGCCTATGTGTCTCTGTTCATGCGCCATCTGTGTGAGCCCGGGGCAGACGGTTCTGAAACCTTTGCTGACGGGGTCCCCCGGGAGGGCCTGAGTCGCCAGCAAGTGTTGACCCGAATTGGAGTCATGTCTCTCGTCAAGAAGAAG GTGCAGGAGTTTGAGCACATCAATGGGCGCTGGTCGATGCCCGAGCTGATGCCCGACCCCAGTGCCGACTCTAAGCGCTCCTCCAGGGCCTCCTCTCCTACCAAAACGTCTCCCACCACCCCGGAGGCTTCTGCCACAAACAGCCCTTGCACTTCTAAACCTG ctACTCCGGCTCCAAGTGAGAAGGGAGATGGCGTCAGGACACCTCTTGAAAAGGATGAAGCGGAAAACCAGGAGGAGAAACCGGAGAGGAAGATCGAGAAGATGGAAACAGAG GCCGATGCCCCTAGCCCAGCCCCGTCGCTTGGGGAGCGGCTGGAGCCAAGGAAGATTCCTCTAGAGGAAGAGGTGTCTGGAATAGCAGGAGAAATGGAGCCTGAACCTGGGTAccggggggacagagagaagtcaG ccACAGAGTCAACGccaggagagaggggggaggagaagccATTGGATGGACAGGAACACAGGGAGAGGCCGGAGGGGGAGACAGGGGATTTGGGCAAGAGAG CAGAGGATGTGAAAGGGGACCGGGAGCTTCGACCGGGGCCTCCTCGGGACGAGCCACGGTCCAACGGGCGGCGCGAGGAGAAGGCGGAGAAGCCTCGGTTCATGTTCAACATCGCAGACGGCGGCTTCACAG AGCTTCACACGCTGTGGCAGAATGAGGAACGGGCAGCTATTTCCTCGGGGAGACTCAACGAGATCTGGCACCGAAGACACGACTACTGGCTTCTGGCTGGGATTGTCCT CCATGGCTACGCACGGTGGCAGGACATCCAGAATGATGCTCAGTTTGCCATTATCAACGAGCCGTTTAAAACCGAAGCCAATAAGGGGAACTTCCTGGAGATGAAAAATAAGTTCCTGGCCCGGAGGTTCAAG CTCCTGGAGCAGGCGCTGGTGATCGAGGAGCAGCTTCGGCGGGCGGCCTACCTGAACCTATCGCAGGAGCCGGCGCACCCCGCCATGGCCCTCCACGCCCGCTTCGCCGAGGCCGAGTGCCTGGCCGAGAGCCACCAGCACCTCTCCAAGGAGTCGCTGGCGGGGAACAAGCCGGCCAACGCCGTCCTGCACAAGGGTAAGGGCCGCGGCGGCCCCGCGCGGGGGAGGGCCCACAACGCTGC TTCTGAACCAGCTGGAGGAGTTGCTGAGCGACATGAAGGCGGACGTGACCCGCCTGCCCGCCACGCTGTCCCGAATACCCCCCATCGCAGCCCGCCTTCAGATGTCCGAGCGCAGCATCCTCAGCCGGCTGGCCAGCAAGGGCACGGAGCCTCACCCCACACCG GCCTTCCCCCCGGGTCCGTACGCTACACCTCCGGGGTACGGGGCGGCCTTCAGCGCCGCACCCGTAGGGGCCCTGGCCGCCGCAGGCGCCAATTACAGCCAGATGCCTGCAGGGTCCTTCATCACAG CCGCCACCAACGGCCCTCCGGTGCTggtgaagaaggagaaggaaatggtgGGGGCACTGGTGTCAGACGGGCTGGATCGGAAGGAGCCCCGAGCCGGGGAGGTGATCTGTATAGACGACTGACCGGACCCCAGGCCTGCCCATCACCCAGGCCTCGTGCCCGGGGCCGCCCCCCAGCTCAGGCTCTGGGACCTGCGGCCAATtctccaccttccccacccctggggccaccTCTGGGCtag